The following DNA comes from Denticeps clupeoides unplaced genomic scaffold, fDenClu1.1, whole genome shotgun sequence.
CCGAGCAGCAGTAGGTTCCTGTCTAAGCCTAGCAGCTGGTGTATATCTCTCCTGGAAATACCCCATATCTCACCTTCCTTGTGGAATAAACCTTCACGGCCTCAAGCAGCCATGTCCAGCCGAAGGAAAACGTCCACGCCTTGCATGATCCGTCTTGTCAGCGAAACACTGGAAGAGGACGGCCTAAAACCATTTGAAGTCCCTGCTGAAGAACCTCCGCAGGACTCCTCTTCACAAGCCTTCGCAAGCCAAGACTGTCCATCGGCAAGTGACGCCACTGAAGATCAGAGCTGCAAGccaaaggagaagaaggaggcaGATGAGGGAAAAGAATTGAAGCCCCAGAAGCAGAATCAGGGGGGCTATGCTTGTAAATACTGCTCATTTTCCACCCAGAACCTAAGCACTTTCAAAGGACACGTGGACTCCACTCACCCCAATGTCATACTCAACCCCCTTTACTTGTGCGCCGTGTGCAATTTCAGTACTAAAAAGTTTGATTCCCTTTCAGAGCACAACGAGCTGCATCATCCTGGTGTGGGCAACTTTAAATTCAAAAGAATTAAATCAAACAACCAGACCATCCTTGAACAGACAATAGAGGGAGAAGACATATCTACTGATCTAAATGAAGACAAGAATCCCAGACATCCTATGTTCCCCTTACgcacagaaagaaatgaaaagcaaaACACAGAGGACGCATTTGGGGATGGAATTGATTTGGGAAACCGCTTTGAAAATCAGATCAccgcaataaatgtaaatggcatgGTAATTATTCCTGATCCAATGGTACTACAGGGACTTTCCCACGTTATGCCATTGCTTCAGCGACCCCCCCAATTTCAGTTCTGTACCAAAAATTGCTGTTCCCTTGAACACCACCAAGTATAACCCCTTGCTGGACAGTAATAGCATCCTCATCACATCCTTTAACAAATTCCCCTACCCTACTCACGCAGAGCTGTCTTGGCTGACTGCAGCTTCCAAGCACCCAGAGGAGCAGATCAAAGTATGGTTCACCACCCAGAGGCTGAAGCAAGGCATCACCTGGTCACCAGAAGAGGTGGAGGAAGCCAGGAAAAAGATGTTCAATGGCTCCATCCCACCTGTGCAtcacacattcactgttttGCCTACATCTGTCCTAGCCTCCCAGCCAATTAAAAGCGTCCCACCAATCACAGAGATGATTCCTGGCCATGGCCATACTTCATCTAGCCAGTTGCTCTTGACTTCTGCCAGCCGAATTTCTAATTCTGTTACTGTGACAACGGTGAGCCATGTGCAGTCTCTAAAACGACCCTTGGCTACGCCATCTATGCCTACTGAAGCAAAACGACCTCTGATGCCTCCTACAGATGACCCCAAAGAGAAATTACCCATGGCACCTCCTCCTGTTCCCCCAAAAGACAGACTTCAAATGGCACCACCGCCAGTGCCTCTGGAAATCAAGAGACCTATGGCTCCTCCTTATGTTGCTTCAGAAATGAAAAGACCCGTTGCCACCCCAATAGTGTCGCTCAGAGGAAAACTACATACAGCACTTCCCTTTTCAGGCACTAAAGATAAATTACCCATGTTGCCCCCTCTATTAAACCCCAAAGAAAGACCGTTAGTCTCCACTGAGACAAAGCGATCTGCGGTTGTCCCTCAGATTAGGAGTCACACACCCTCTGCTCCAGAAGTCTCCAAAGACAAACTGTCCAAACTGCTCACTCTATTGCCTTCTGACTTAAAGTTACCAGTAGTGCCTCCTATGGTTGCACCACAGGTGAAACGACCTACAATCATTCAAACTGCACGAACTATTACTAAGGCACTACCTTCGGTTCCTGCATTTCCATTGGAGTATCAGCAGCCAAAGGAACAAACAGAGAATCAGAAAGTCATCTCTGCTGAAAACCATATTTTAGACAGAAAAGAAGTTAATGGGGTATCCCAAGATGGCAAGAACAGGTTTAGTGATCAGGGTTTTCAGACACACAATGGGTCAATGAGCCTAAATGCTGACTTAGTGCCAAAGGAAAGGCCAAAGAAAGTTCCTTCTCAGTTTCCTCTTTTGGAGAGAGTGAAGGGAAAGACCACGGAACAGCTTAAGATCTTGGAGGAGAGCTTTCAGAGAAACAGCTTTCCAATGTACAGTGAAGTGGACAACCTAGTATCTGCAACCAGATTGTCCAGAGAAGAGATAGAGAGCTGGTTTCATGAACGTCGTGCATTACGGGACAATCTAGAACAAGCGCTTCTAAACTCAATGGGTGCGAAGAGAATGGAGACTATGGAgaagaggcagcagcagcatcttaCCCTTAACGGAGGGCACAAGCAAAGGTACCTAAGTATAAGTCCACTTCGTCCCATCGTTGCACCATCTACTTCCCCATTGCATCTAGATGGCAAATCCCTTGGTCTTCTTAAAGAGGTTTTCTTACAAACACGGTGGCCTTCACCGGACGAGTACAACCAACTTGAACGTCAGACTGGACTGTCTCGCACTGACATTGTTCGCTGGTTTAAAGACAGCCGGCTGGCGTTGAAGAGCGGAAACTTAGGCTGGACAGAACTGAACAGTAAATCACACGGTAGTGGGTTAAACGTCCAAGGCTTGCCGTTGAGTATGGAGAGCGCTGGTAGCATTTTGAGATATTCCCAAGAATTTCATTCGAGCAGAGTAGAGGACAATTTGGGATTGCGAGACTGTGCCAAACCCAGCCAAGAGATCAAGGATTGGTTTGCCAATAAAATCATCCAGAATATGTCAGACATAAGTAAAAACGTTTGTCAAAATGGAGGCAGCAGAGAAGACTGCGGGAACTGGGCGGCAGAACCTGTGGGAAGGAATATTGGAGGAAGAAGTCAAGAGCTGGTCTCAGACACTGATTAGGTGACGAGAAAACCCTATAAAGCAGCATGGGTAAGTTAAGCTATAATATAGATACTCACCAAGAATGCGCGTTTTCTTTCTCTTCAATCCAACAGTTTAATGAAATGCAGTTCATAGGTCTAATTCTCATAGTTCACATTAGATGGCTGTAGTAATTAATCTTGCTATGACACCACTGATTTACTTTAGTACATCATACGAAAGGCAGTTTCCAATAAATCTAGatattaaacacaaaatgacaGATAACATGGTGCTTTGAATTGTTGGCAGATATTTGTGACCGttattttactacatttacatttatggcctttagcagacaccctgacttacaatcagtagttacagagacagtccagACACTCAGGGATCCACAATACCACCACAAAGAGCTAGATGACTACATTACACTTCATTACAGTACTACACCGTTGGGCAGTGTTCCAAACCCTTTAATCAAATTAGTAACCGGTTAGAACAGCATACAATGGTTATTTTAAAATTGATTACTTCTATAGTCTACCCTGAACCCTGAGTGGGCAGGGGGTACACAGAGAATTTGTTTCATTTCGGAATTAGCATCGCACCTACTTGTCAGGCATGCATCAAAAACCGACAAGATTAGATTCTAGCAACGTAGCAGACGTTGCATAACCATAAGTTTATTATGCCACTCCTACACATCAGTGCAGGAACACTTAAGATTATAGAAGAGTTAGACATTTAGATTGTAACTTCATATTTACAATTCTTCCTAAAGCAACAGTTTGAAGAATTAAACCCATGTTTGTAGGGAATATTCCACTTACCAAGTCTAATCAGGCTACTCTGTAACCGCCTAATATCTCCTAGTAACCAATTACGCTTAGGCACTTTAAACTCTGGTTATTGGCACGGGAAGCAATTTCTCGTTGGGGATTATCAGggagcatgtgaatgtgtgattccaattgtgaacattttaatgactgcaCTATTTCTCCCCATTGCAGGTGATAATTGTCGCTGTTGTCATTTgcacagaaaagaaagaaagaaaggaagaggaCAGAGGTTGGATtgcgtttattttttttttccttatttctcTTTGGAACCAATGATATCGCTTGTGCATTCTTGTCATCTCAGCTTGCGAACAATGTTTCCACAACGTTAAGGGGATGTAAGCAACGCTCAAGGGGTTGCCAAAAGAAACATTGCGAGTTTATGTGAAATTGGAAGCAGGGTCTAAGCACTGAGAGTTGTGCCTGAAGCACTGGCCAGGTGGTGATCGCAGAGTGCCAAAGGTGGATCTGCTGCATTATTACACTTTAAAAAAGGGTtcttgtaaatatattttttctgtattgcTAAAGATTTGTATAAAATTTTGGGTGAATTTTGTTACGTTTTATAATGGGAGCCGTAGCTCTACCCGTTTTTGCTCCAGTCCATCTCTACGGTGACATGTCCTACATTTTTGTAATGAGACACCGTGAACCACCAACCGGTGGCAGTACATCAGTCGGTCCTACCAAGCTGAACTTCCGTTGCAGTTCTCGCTCATCAGATGGATTTTCCTTTGAACCAAGTCAGATTCATGGCTGTATGGAGGTGCTCTTGTGTTTTCTGGACACTTCATCGCTGCTTTTGCTGTGATCACGTTCCTGTGACCGAGTGACATTTTGTGGATCATCTGAACTGCATCCAGTAAAACCATTACATGGTAATCTCAAAAATCGTACAATccagaaaaatgctgcctatacAACCGTCTTATCCTTCTATTGTGCATTCATCCTGTCGTACAAATACACATCATTAACTACTTTAAAATATTGGCTTTATAGACGTAGTGCTAGTCCAGCTCTGACCATAGGAACAAAACCTGGTAACATATGAATCCTGTCTGTGTAAATCTTCTGCTATTGTCATTTGTCCACACgtcaatataaaaacatatatatgtattcaaAAACTGTACCTATTACGAAGGTCCTGCTTAtcattttctaaaaataaaactgttgaTGTCTGCTGTAATCCAATAAAAACACAGCCCATTTAAAGATAGTGTTTTTCTGATTGCTAACTTTTGGTGGAAGTTCAACCGCTGTGACCACTGTCCTCCGTGAAGAGCGATCGTTATAGCACCATAAGGAAGTCGCCCAGTCTCTGCTTAAGGTTCCCTGTGAATAcactttaaattcatttaaatacacCTTGTTTTTGAAGAAATGTTGAGAGGTGGCATTTTGCATGGGAATAACTTTAAAaatagagtgtgtgtttgtgtgtgtgtgtgtgtgtgtgtatttgtatctCAATGATTGTGATAATCATCTACTGCAGTATTGCACCTTTGCTGTCGGCTGTGGGCCCAGTAAATGCACCTGTCACTTCCTGCATCTTCTCTGATGGTTGTGATCTGAAGGGACgcatgtgaaagtgaatttACAAATCACCCCTAATCCGTGTGCATTCTCCTGCTGCATATCAGTGTCTGTTAatctgcttttgtttttgtctccGGGTTAAGATCTTAACAGGAGCTGACAGTGTACGGGCTTGTAAAGATACTTGGGACAGCATTGTGAAATGTCACCACCGAGGAGACCAGGTGGGTTCAGACTCTAATCTCCAAACAGTAGAGGGGCTTTGAGTGGAAGTGCCAATCAGATTATCTCCAGTTCAGCAACTTTTCAGTACAAGCTCTGTGTGAACCCAATTAtgaaagctttttttatttgtgttcttaatttttaattgGAAGTGAACGTAAGAACCTCACTTTGTTGGACTAAGGCATTTTGTTTGCT
Coding sequences within:
- the LOC114774250 gene encoding LOW QUALITY PROTEIN: zinc fingers and homeoboxes protein 2-like (The sequence of the model RefSeq protein was modified relative to this genomic sequence to represent the inferred CDS: deleted 1 base in 1 codon); protein product: MSSRRKTSTPCMIRLVSETLEEDGLKPFEVPAEEPPQDSSSQAFASQDCPSASDATEDQSCKPKEKKEADEGKELKPQKQNQGGYACKYCSFSTQNLSTFKGHVDSTHPNVILNPLYLCAVCNFSTKKFDSLSEHNELHHPGVGNFKFKRIKSNNQTILEQTIEGEDISTDLNEDKNPRHPMFPLRTERNEKQNTEDAFGDGIDLGNRFENQITAINVNGMVIIPDPMVLQGLSHVMPLLQRPPNFSSVPKIAVPLNTTKYNPLLDSNSILITSFNKFPYPTHAELSWLTAASKHPEEQIKVWFTTQRLKQGITWSPEEVEEARKKMFNGSIPPVHHTFTVLPTSVLASQPIKSVPPITEMIPGHGHTSSSQLLLTSASRISNSVTVTTVSHVQSLKRPLATPSMPTEAKRPLMPPTDDPKEKLPMAPPPVPPKDRLQMAPPPVPLEIKRPMAPPYVASEMKRPVATPIVSLRGKLHTALPFSGTKDKLPMLPPLLNPKERPLVSTETKRSAVVPQIRSHTPSAPEVSKDKLSKLLTLLPSDLKLPVVPPMVAPQVKRPTIIQTARTITKALPSVPAFPLEYQQPKEQTENQKVISAENHILDRKEVNGVSQDGKNRFSDQGFQTHNGSMSLNADLVPKERPKKVPSQFPLLERVKGKTTEQLKILEESFQRNSFPMYSEVDNLVSATRLSREEIESWFHERRALRDNLEQALLNSMGAKRMETMEKRQQQHLTLNGGHKQRYLSISPLRPIVAPSTSPLHLDGKSLGLLKEVFLQTRWPSPDEYNQLERQTGLSRTDIVRWFKDSRLALKSGNLGWTELNSKSHGSGLNVQGLPLSMESAGSILRYSQEFHSSRVEDNLGLRDCAKPSQEIKDWFANKIIQNMSDISKNVCQNGGSREDCGNWAAEPVGRNIGGRSQELVSDTD